A single Perognathus longimembris pacificus isolate PPM17 chromosome 17, ASM2315922v1, whole genome shotgun sequence DNA region contains:
- the Higd1b gene encoding HIG1 domain family member 1B: protein MSNKSWWVPPDGEDTVSEKFLRKTRESPLVPIGLGGCLVVAAYGIYRVKARGSTKMSIHLIHTRVAAQACAVGAIMLGAVYTMYRDYSKRTTRDAGEK from the exons ATGTCCAACAAAAGTTGGTGGGTGCCACCTGATGGTGAGGACACGGTGTCTGAGAAGTTCCTCAGGAAGACCAGGGAGTCTCCACTGGTACCCATAG GCTTAGGAGGTTGCCTGGTGGTGGCAGCATATGGGATTTACCGGGTGAAGGCTCGAGGTTCCACCAAGATGTCCATACACCTGATTCACACCCGAGTGGCAGCACAAGCCTGTGCTGTGGGTGCAATCATGCTGG GTGCTGTATACACAATGTACAGAGATTACAGCAAGAGGACAACACGGGACGCTGGAGAGAAGTAG